The genomic stretch GAGTTCCCATTCTATGTTCCATGTTTTTGACAGGGGGTAGGCCTTGCCGATGGAGAGGCCGATGCCGTAGCCTTCTCCCTCATAGCGTTTCTTGTTCCATATCCTGCCGATCGAATAGCCGCTTGCCAGGGTGTTCATCCCGACAAAAAAATTGGAGTAGGACTCCACGAACCAGTAGCGCACGCCCGGCATGACAGTCAGGTTGCGGAACTGGCGGTTATCCTTAAAGACGAAGGGATTGTACTGGACCGGTAGATGAAGCGACCATCGGCGGTTCAGCGTCATGGACCCCTCCAGGTTGATGTTGCCCGTTGCCAGCCCTATCAGGTTGGTACGTGCGGAATAGAACTGGGCCGGGGATGCCAGGCAGACGCCCAACAATATCCCCAGAAAAAAGAATTTCTTTCTCATCTGTTTTCTCCTTCCTGATTGGACGGCCGGGAATTCAGCACGGTGATGTCCCATGCCGTCAGCGTGTTGAAGTAACGGCCGTCCCATTCACGGGCGGAAATGTCAAATTTGACACTGACCTCCATACCCTCCTCCATGGGAAAACGGTCCATGTTGTCATTCATCACTTGCAGGCAGATCCTCTTCGGATACTGGTCTTGCGTTTCTATCACAAACTCACGGGACTTCCACGGAGTGCCCGATGTCTTTCCGACTCCTTCCTTGACCGGAAAGAGGGTAAGTACTTTTCCTTTTATCTCCATATTTTTTTCGTTTATGTGTTTTTAATCAAGTGAACGGGGATGAACCGCAACCATCCTTTTCACGATCTGCTAAAACCATTCGGCATCCGGATCGACCTCCACGGAAAGCCGGTCCATGATCCATGTGATCAGTCTGTTGACAAAGCCCATGTTCTTATCCTTTTAAAAAAGAGTATTATCCTTCAATTGCCTGCTCAGACTTATATGGCGGCCGTCATCAACTCCGGTCATATAAGCCTTGTGGTTCGTCTTATGCCTGTTCGCCACAGGCTTTCTTCTGACAAGCCTGAACCTGCCCATATAGTCGCCTATCAGTTTTTGGTGACAGATCATGAGGCCGGTTTCCTGCGGCGTCTGCCCGGACTTCTCCAGCTGCATGCGTAAACCGGGTATGCAGCCTTCCAGATAAGACCGGATATAGTCCTTCTTACCTTTGGCGGTTCTCCAGTAACCGCGTCTGCCTTGCGCATACCCGGAATACTTCTCTTCGGACAGACGTCTGAAGGTTTTACGCAGGTAGTCAAAGAGCGCAATGACAGTTGCCGCATTTTCCTCTGTCCCGATTACCACCATATGGGTTGTGCCCGCGTAGAGCAGCATCTTGCAGTAATTGTATTCACATAAGACCCTCATCAGGTCCCGTTTCCAGATATTGCCGGCCGCATCCTTGTAGCTGATTCTGTCAGATTCGCAGGCTGTCAGCCGGTTTTGTGGATTCTCACCGGCAAGATCAAGCAGGGAGAGGTTGTATTCCATAAGCAGGCGGTGTACCGCCGCTGCCGCCGCATGGGCTTCACCTTCAGATCCGATCTGTGTGGCGGATTCTTTGAGCCGGATAAGCTTGCGGATTCTTTCCGTTATCTTTTCTGATACTTCTTTCATATTGTTTGCTGTATTACATCTCATTTCCTGCAGTCATTGCTTTTTTTTTACAGGCTTGCAGGAACTCGTTGAAATCGTTATGCCGGGGATACAGCCGGACGGACTCATTGACCAGTACCGTATCCTTCCCAAGATTCCCCTCCAGTTTCTCCAGGGCGTCCATGCCTGCCTTGTCGTTGTCCAGAAAGGCATGTACCAGCCGGTGCCGGGAAAGGAACTCTCCGGACCTGCCGGCCATGGCCGTGGAGTTCAGGATGCAGAAATTCATTGGCGGCAGTCCGGGATGTTCCCTGGCATACTGGAGATAGCTGAGAAAATCCATGAATCCCTCGAAAACGGCACAACGGTCGCCTCCATTGTCAAGACAGGTGACGGCTTTTACTCCGGCACATCCCTTGAATATCGGATTCCTGAGCTCCATGCCTCCCTTGTCATTGGGGAAAGCTACGGCGAAACAGCGCCTGTCCTTCCTTCCGCTGAAATGGTAGTATGCTTCCTTGCAATATGCCTTTGCAATGTCCGCATCAATTCCACGCCGGCCCATGTATTCCAGAAGCATCCTGTTGGTCAGGGGATTGATATTGTCGACAGTCAGTCTGGGGCTGGTGCCGGCATCCCCGGCGGAAGTCGGAACAGGGAGGGGGTCGGACGGGGCGGACAGGTCGCTTTTTTCAATCCGCCGCATGGCGGAGTGAAAATCGCACCGTTCCAGACGCATGACCAGGTCAGCCACACCTCCCGAGCTGTCCTCACCGAAATCCTTCCATTTGTTCGTGTGCAGGTTCACCATGAAACTGGGAGTCTCCTCATTTCTGAAAGGGGAGCTGTACATGAGATAGCCGTGGTAGGACCTGACCGGTTCATGACCGTATTTTTCCAGTATCTCCCGCAAGGGGATCGCATTGGCTTCCTGTGATTTCATAATCTTTCGTTTTTTTTAAGTTCCTGCCGCACCGGCTTCACAGCGGGACGGCAGGATGGAATGTTCTTTCACATACTAACTAATGTCAAAATATCATGCGGTCCGGACGGACGTCAGCCTGCTCCTGAGAAAACATAGCGGGCTCCTGATGCGCCCGTTGCTGCGCTCGATTTCCTTCAAGGCGGCTTCCAGCACACGGGGGGAGTCCGCGGACAGATGCAGGATCTCATGCTGCTGTGCCGGAGAAATGCCTAGACGCTCAAGGGCGGCACGGAAACCGTCCTGCCTCTTTTCTCCTGAACATTCAGCGTTGTACTTGCGGATATAGTTCTCTATCAGCGGAGTGAGGCAGCCGCCCACACTGTAACGGTAGTCACCGTTACGGATGCTGTCCTTGACGGCGGCTATGGCGTACTCCAGGGGCATGGCCGGATAACGGGCTTTCAGAATGCACGCCCAGCGGATCTGGTCATCCTTCAGGTTCAGGTATTCCAGATCGGATTTTAAAGTCCGGATGGAATTGTCCTCCTCATCCGTCTTTTCCTGAACGGATGTAAAGGAGCTTGAGGATGATATGTTTTCTTTTCTTTCCTTTATATTGTAAGCTTCCGGAATATTCACGGATTCTTCCGGAATAAATCCGGTTTTTTCCGGAAGAATCCCCTCTTTCAAAGGAACGGGCGCTTCTGAAGGTTCCGTGAAGGGAACAGAGGTGACTGCCACAGATCCACAGATCGGAACGGACGCCGCTTCCACAGGAAGCTGTGCCCGGGAAACCGGGAAGGAGGATTTTTCTTCGGAAAGAAGATTTATTTCTTCCGGAATGACTGTCTTGCGCTTGGCCGCGTGACACATGGACACATATCGGATCTGGATGGAGTGCCCTGTCAGAATGCCGTACTGTTTCCAGATTCCGGCATTGAACAGCCCCGTTTCCGTACAATAGTTGATGATCCGGAGAACCTCCTCTTCCCTCATGTTCCAGTATTCCGCACAATCGAACAGCTCGTCCTGTGTGAAACGGATATAACAGCCTTCCACACGGTAGATCTCATTCAGGACATACTGGTATATCGCATAACCGGCACAGCTGTGTTCCTTTCTCAGCTTGCGGATCTTGATGTCACGGAACCGGTCCGTTTCGGCCCTGTAGTACTCAAAGCCTTTTCTGGCAATTCTTCCCATAATTATACGTTTTAAGAATTTTTTTCAGTGTGAAACAAACAGGATTCGAACCTGTATCACCAGCCTGCATACAATGCGGTGACTTGCCTGTTAGTCCATTGTTCCGTTACGATTCTGATAAATATCTCATTAAACTATCCTTATCTCTAAAAAGTCTTTTTCCCCATTGTGGATAATTGTTTCTGGGCACACTTAGCCCATCTGACAGCTTATAAACCATAAGAAAACTATCATCAGTATAGGATATTTCGATAATTATTTTGCTTATACTTGTATGGATAATGTTATCCCCGCTCAGATAGCATACGCTATCTCCTACGTTAAATTCAGTATCTATATTCATACCTATATCGTTTTAAATATTAATCTTTTTCGATGAAAGTGTTAGTAGTAGTTAACACTCCGGCTGAATCCCGATTTTTACCATCACGCACAAAAAAACTATCGCTTAACAGCCTTTCATAATCGATTTTATTCATAAGAATAACACTCGCATTGCCATCTATATACAGTTTGCATTGCATGAATTGAGTTCCTTTTACTTCCTCGATTACGTCTATTTGCATTGTTCTTTTTTTACTCATATCTGTTCCTGTTATTAGTTATTGAGCAAAACTTCTTTTTTACTCTGTTTATAGTCATACCCAGTTATTTCTGTTAAAAATCAAAAATGGCTTTTTGCATCTCTTCATCATTTTTAGGCTCATGAGTATATCTCTCATGGCAATAACAGTAGTTGCTTCCGTAAGCACATGTACAAAACATCTTATTCAGCTCCTCTCCAACTTCCCATCTGGCATTATCGTTAGGTATTCTTCCCTCCTGTAACCATTGCCACTGGGTTTTCATTTT from Phocaeicola dorei encodes the following:
- a CDS encoding DUF3575 domain-containing protein; translated protein: MRKKFFFLGILLGVCLASPAQFYSARTNLIGLATGNINLEGSMTLNRRWSLHLPVQYNPFVFKDNRQFRNLTVMPGVRYWFVESYSNFFVGMNTLASGYSIGRIWNKKRYEGEGYGIGLSIGKAYPLSKTWNIEWELGGAAVWARYNEYRCRECGAFLGRKHGWYLIPSRVALNMIYLF
- a CDS encoding DUF3127 domain-containing protein — translated: MEIKGKVLTLFPVKEGVGKTSGTPWKSREFVIETQDQYPKRICLQVMNDNMDRFPMEEGMEVSVKFDISAREWDGRYFNTLTAWDITVLNSRPSNQEGENR
- a CDS encoding DUF2786 domain-containing protein is translated as MKEVSEKITERIRKLIRLKESATQIGSEGEAHAAAAAVHRLLMEYNLSLLDLAGENPQNRLTACESDRISYKDAAGNIWKRDLMRVLCEYNYCKMLLYAGTTHMVVIGTEENAATVIALFDYLRKTFRRLSEEKYSGYAQGRRGYWRTAKGKKDYIRSYLEGCIPGLRMQLEKSGQTPQETGLMICHQKLIGDYMGRFRLVRRKPVANRHKTNHKAYMTGVDDGRHISLSRQLKDNTLF
- a CDS encoding toprim domain-containing protein; the encoded protein is MKSQEANAIPLREILEKYGHEPVRSYHGYLMYSSPFRNEETPSFMVNLHTNKWKDFGEDSSGGVADLVMRLERCDFHSAMRRIEKSDLSAPSDPLPVPTSAGDAGTSPRLTVDNINPLTNRMLLEYMGRRGIDADIAKAYCKEAYYHFSGRKDRRCFAVAFPNDKGGMELRNPIFKGCAGVKAVTCLDNGGDRCAVFEGFMDFLSYLQYAREHPGLPPMNFCILNSTAMAGRSGEFLSRHRLVHAFLDNDKAGMDALEKLEGNLGKDTVLVNESVRLYPRHNDFNEFLQACKKKAMTAGNEM
- a CDS encoding DUF4373 domain-containing protein, giving the protein MGRIARKGFEYYRAETDRFRDIKIRKLRKEHSCAGYAIYQYVLNEIYRVEGCYIRFTQDELFDCAEYWNMREEEVLRIINYCTETGLFNAGIWKQYGILTGHSIQIRYVSMCHAAKRKTVIPEEINLLSEEKSSFPVSRAQLPVEAASVPICGSVAVTSVPFTEPSEAPVPLKEGILPEKTGFIPEESVNIPEAYNIKERKENISSSSSFTSVQEKTDEEDNSIRTLKSDLEYLNLKDDQIRWACILKARYPAMPLEYAIAAVKDSIRNGDYRYSVGGCLTPLIENYIRKYNAECSGEKRQDGFRAALERLGISPAQQHEILHLSADSPRVLEAALKEIERSNGRIRSPLCFLRSRLTSVRTA